The following proteins are co-located in the Paenibacillus sp. FSL H8-0079 genome:
- a CDS encoding YheC/YheD family protein — MSLHDDFKPVIAVLTMHDNQRMFRGNHQNFQDILQTGESMGYVVYIVTVRDLNVSGPTVKGYTYNKGSGKWVSQPFPLPHVLYNRIPNREDEGKPSVQRKIDECMQSGIELYNPFFFNKWNLFEWLKKSKSTQQLIPHTRRMRSASSLGAVLRTHPYLYLKPESGKAGKGIMMLKFQEKERLPYRLKIQTTRKNTTYKTATLAKLWARIRKETGHTPYIMQQGIELASSRKRPFDLRVLVQKNSKGQWSVTGVGARLAGSRSITTHVPRGGSVEDPEKLLTELFGEETTTTLMKRVKSTSLMIARQVERGSGYTLGEMSMDLGIDDLGEIWFFEANAKPMKFDEPQIRRRSLERIFHYSAYLARQSKR; from the coding sequence ATGAGCCTTCATGATGATTTCAAACCTGTCATTGCTGTTTTGACCATGCATGATAATCAGCGCATGTTCAGGGGAAATCATCAAAATTTTCAGGATATTCTGCAGACAGGTGAGAGCATGGGATATGTGGTGTACATCGTGACTGTACGGGATCTGAACGTGAGTGGTCCCACCGTCAAAGGATATACGTACAACAAGGGGAGTGGAAAGTGGGTTTCACAGCCTTTCCCCCTTCCCCATGTGCTGTACAATCGTATTCCCAACCGGGAAGACGAAGGAAAACCTTCCGTTCAGCGTAAAATTGACGAATGCATGCAATCGGGAATCGAACTGTATAACCCATTCTTCTTCAATAAATGGAATCTGTTCGAATGGCTCAAAAAATCCAAATCGACTCAGCAATTGATTCCCCATACCCGGCGGATGCGCAGTGCTTCTTCTCTGGGTGCCGTTCTGCGGACACACCCCTATCTGTACCTCAAGCCCGAGAGCGGCAAAGCTGGCAAAGGAATCATGATGCTGAAATTCCAGGAAAAAGAGCGCCTTCCCTATCGACTTAAAATACAGACCACACGGAAAAACACGACCTACAAGACGGCTACACTTGCCAAGTTATGGGCACGAATTCGCAAAGAAACCGGGCATACGCCTTATATCATGCAACAAGGCATTGAACTTGCTTCGTCTCGTAAACGTCCCTTCGATTTGCGTGTTCTTGTACAAAAGAACAGCAAAGGACAATGGAGCGTGACCGGTGTAGGTGCGAGACTTGCTGGCTCCCGCAGCATAACCACTCATGTGCCGCGTGGAGGAAGTGTAGAAGACCCCGAGAAGCTGTTGACCGAACTTTTCGGAGAAGAAACGACAACCACCCTGATGAAACGTGTGAAATCCACTTCATTGATGATTGCAAGACAGGTAGAACGGGGATCGGGTTACACGCTCGGAGAAATGTCCATGGATTTGGGCATTGATGACCTGGGGGAAATCTGGTTCTTTGAAGCCAATGCGAAGCCCATGAAGTTCGATGAACCACAGATCAGGCGGCGGTCACTGGAACGTATATTTCACTACAGCGCTTATCTTGCCCGTCAGTCCAAACGATGA
- a CDS encoding YheC/YheD family protein, translating to MSLTFCNLHFTKQPDKVVYVSSALMKSLNLSGKKTVNLRFGRDRVPATIKPIKKAGKHLYLASGIRNLMNVPKRGSIYLRNLQNDEVQLGPLIGVLSDGPSTSTNPFGSRTGFIKQLLREGSRKSYIYAFTPRDINWQNETVSGFFLNDNGSFTRRTVPLPDVVYNRLPSRRSDFSPAINQLRERFIRRKIPFFNWSFFNKSDIYTLLENEPTAGRYIPESITNPSVEQMKEMLERHQFVYYKPTAGSLGNGIYRLTYSPKRGYFARYRKKGGNALLRFGSFNSLMRMLQGRHGKQLRGYVVQQGIRLIEIDECPIDFRFHMHKNGNNQWVVVGIGAKKAGRGSVTTHIKNGGSLMTPEQALSRNFGDRSGEVLQKAKSVAITLAQAIETQHQHLIGEIGFDLGIDQEEHVWMFEANAKPGRSIFRHPSLRVEGKSSVEHILEHCLYLSKFRKKEDI from the coding sequence ATGAGTTTGACCTTTTGCAATCTGCATTTCACCAAGCAACCGGATAAAGTGGTTTATGTATCCAGCGCTTTAATGAAGAGCCTCAACCTGTCCGGCAAAAAAACGGTGAACCTTCGCTTTGGGCGTGACCGGGTGCCTGCGACGATCAAACCAATCAAAAAGGCAGGTAAACATCTCTATCTCGCCTCAGGTATCCGTAATCTGATGAACGTTCCCAAACGGGGCAGTATTTATCTCCGTAATTTGCAAAATGATGAAGTCCAGTTAGGTCCACTGATCGGCGTACTCTCCGATGGGCCTTCGACAAGCACGAATCCATTCGGTTCCCGTACAGGTTTCATCAAACAGTTACTCCGTGAAGGCAGCCGAAAATCCTATATCTATGCCTTTACTCCAAGGGATATCAATTGGCAAAACGAGACGGTATCCGGTTTTTTTCTGAATGATAACGGAAGCTTCACCCGCAGAACGGTACCTCTGCCTGATGTCGTCTACAACCGGTTGCCGAGCCGCCGTTCAGACTTCTCACCAGCGATTAACCAACTGCGGGAGCGATTTATTCGCCGGAAAATTCCGTTCTTCAACTGGAGCTTCTTCAACAAGTCGGATATCTATACATTGCTGGAGAATGAACCGACAGCAGGACGGTATATCCCTGAATCGATTACCAATCCGTCGGTGGAACAGATGAAAGAAATGCTGGAACGCCATCAGTTTGTCTACTATAAACCTACTGCCGGAAGTCTGGGGAACGGGATCTATCGCCTGACCTATTCACCCAAACGTGGATATTTCGCACGTTATCGCAAAAAAGGCGGTAATGCACTCCTGCGCTTCGGGTCCTTCAACAGTCTGATGCGTATGCTTCAGGGAAGACATGGCAAACAACTTCGCGGATATGTCGTTCAACAGGGAATACGACTGATCGAGATTGATGAATGTCCGATTGATTTTCGTTTTCACATGCACAAAAATGGTAACAACCAATGGGTTGTTGTCGGAATTGGCGCCAAAAAGGCAGGACGTGGCAGCGTCACAACACACATCAAAAATGGCGGCTCCCTAATGACCCCTGAGCAGGCCCTCAGTCGCAACTTCGGCGACCGTTCGGGAGAAGTTCTTCAAAAGGCCAAATCCGTCGCTATTACACTGGCCCAGGCGATTGAAACCCAGCACCAGCATTTGATTGGTGAGATTGGCTTTGATCTGGGCATTGATCAGGAGGAACATGTATGGATGTTCGAAGCGAACGCCAAACCCGGCCGCTCCATTTTCCGTCACCCTTCACTCCGGGTGGAGGGAAAATCGTCGGTGGAGCACATTTTGGAACACTGCCTGTATTTGAGCAAGTTCCGGAAGAAGGAAGACATTTGA
- a CDS encoding YheC/YheD family protein has translation MFPSAQTKTLAILVRATEGSPPFTDELFCRRLSLGSMRYALQVIVIPISVDAAHSPLQWGYAYHQGKWKKIPVPGVDLIMDRCLRPLPRNIRQQLKERISTNGTDQHRYWSASLPGKWEVHRVLSRNPELRAKLAPTTRIGLHIPWETWLERWPMGLFFKPVSGTHGKNTFRLSQGATPTTWIVEGRNADNEKFCLTFNHTQAVSSWLAAHQAERKMIVQPYLELSHQGRAFDIRALMQKNGQGRWTLTGCMVREGPEGSLTSNLHGGGRAYPAHAYLLQRYGTVRTEALLKSIRQTAALIPTLLESRFGRLAELGLDFGADAEGQLWLIEVNSKPGRTSFAEAGDRRMHAMTYTQPLAYARYLLQQHVLTDVIRPMKMPNTSSKAGLKPIPIHGG, from the coding sequence ATGTTTCCATCAGCTCAGACAAAAACACTGGCCATTCTGGTACGTGCAACCGAAGGCTCACCTCCCTTCACGGATGAACTTTTCTGCCGTCGTCTCAGTCTGGGGAGTATGCGATATGCCCTTCAGGTTATTGTGATCCCGATATCGGTTGATGCAGCCCATTCTCCCCTGCAATGGGGATATGCCTATCATCAAGGGAAGTGGAAGAAGATCCCTGTTCCTGGAGTCGACCTCATCATGGACCGTTGTCTTCGCCCTCTACCCAGGAACATCAGACAACAGCTTAAAGAACGGATATCGACCAATGGCACAGATCAGCACCGTTATTGGTCTGCTTCCCTGCCAGGAAAATGGGAAGTGCACCGTGTGTTGTCCCGAAATCCTGAATTGCGGGCAAAACTTGCACCGACAACAAGGATCGGATTGCATATCCCCTGGGAAACATGGTTGGAACGTTGGCCCATGGGACTGTTCTTCAAACCTGTATCAGGGACTCATGGCAAGAATACCTTTCGCCTGTCTCAGGGAGCGACGCCAACAACATGGATCGTAGAGGGCCGTAACGCGGATAATGAAAAATTTTGTCTCACCTTCAATCACACTCAGGCCGTATCTTCCTGGTTAGCAGCACATCAGGCTGAGCGCAAGATGATCGTGCAGCCCTATCTGGAGCTTAGCCATCAAGGAAGAGCGTTCGACATACGGGCTTTAATGCAAAAGAACGGGCAAGGTCGCTGGACGTTGACAGGATGTATGGTGCGAGAAGGACCCGAGGGTTCCCTCACGTCCAATCTTCACGGAGGGGGTAGAGCCTACCCTGCCCACGCCTATCTGCTCCAGCGATATGGAACGGTACGCACAGAAGCTCTGCTCAAGAGCATCCGGCAGACTGCCGCTCTTATCCCCACCCTGCTGGAGAGTCGTTTCGGCAGGCTAGCCGAATTGGGGCTTGATTTTGGAGCAGATGCAGAGGGCCAACTCTGGCTAATCGAAGTCAATTCCAAACCAGGCCGCACCTCATTCGCAGAAGCGGGCGACCGACGCATGCATGCCATGACGTATACTCAGCCGCTTGCCTATGCCCGTTACCTGTTGCAACAACATGTTCTCACGGACGTCATTCGTCCAATGAAAATGCCGAATACATCCAGCAAAGCTGGCCTGAAACCCATCCCGATTCACGGCGGCTGA
- a CDS encoding YheC/YheD family protein, whose translation MSTKKVTIQVTGSGILQDDVIMLGEGVLKALKIPSGRPLQLQFGSFRREVTVIPVPRYDGLRINQTVASKTGLVPRSVLRVSYRSASRTLRLGPYISVLVSQDYPDQPDRPFGSITMFCQELVNACRKQGAYVSFFTPEDIGAVTGYMKGWVYDDGWKKTVLPVADVVNNRLTSRKLENKPSVQHFMKEVKSLYGTQTFNEKFLDKNEVFDALKSISTLKRVLPESHLLKTSSMLKTMCNRHPVVFLKPVRGSLGKGIIRVSRQTDGSFLTLATGVGGTRKQTYASLDKLYASMSGKMKTTRYQIQQGLTLIDHSGRPVDFRALVQKNRTGKWSVTSIVARIAGGSHYVSNLARGGSLSTVKEAVAKTQLSGSAKASAYAGLHTAALDIAKGIESAIPAHFGELGIDLALDSTGRVWLLEVNSKPSKNDNTPLSESKIRPSVKAMLEYSTYLAGF comes from the coding sequence ATGTCCACTAAAAAAGTAACGATTCAGGTTACCGGCTCGGGCATCCTGCAGGACGACGTCATCATGCTGGGTGAAGGGGTGCTCAAGGCACTTAAAATCCCTTCAGGAAGGCCGCTTCAGCTGCAATTTGGCTCTTTCCGCCGAGAAGTCACTGTCATTCCGGTACCAAGGTATGACGGACTGCGCATCAATCAAACGGTTGCCAGCAAGACCGGTCTTGTTCCGCGTTCGGTCCTGAGGGTATCCTATCGTTCAGCCAGCCGTACGCTTCGCCTTGGACCCTACATCAGTGTACTGGTTAGCCAGGATTATCCCGATCAGCCCGATCGGCCCTTTGGCTCCATCACGATGTTCTGTCAAGAACTGGTGAACGCCTGCCGTAAGCAAGGCGCCTATGTATCCTTTTTCACACCGGAGGATATTGGAGCGGTAACGGGTTATATGAAGGGCTGGGTGTATGATGACGGCTGGAAAAAGACTGTTCTGCCTGTAGCAGACGTCGTCAATAACCGGCTAACGTCCCGCAAGCTTGAGAACAAACCTAGCGTACAGCATTTTATGAAAGAAGTAAAATCGCTCTACGGCACGCAAACCTTCAATGAAAAGTTTCTGGACAAAAACGAAGTATTTGACGCACTCAAGTCCATTTCAACGCTTAAACGAGTTCTTCCCGAGTCCCATTTACTCAAGACATCCTCCATGCTCAAGACAATGTGCAACCGACATCCGGTTGTATTTCTGAAGCCCGTACGCGGTTCATTGGGCAAAGGCATCATCCGGGTCTCACGTCAGACGGACGGAAGTTTCCTGACTCTGGCGACTGGCGTCGGGGGTACCCGGAAACAAACGTATGCATCTCTGGATAAACTGTATGCCAGTATGTCTGGGAAAATGAAAACAACGCGTTACCAGATCCAGCAAGGGCTGACTCTCATTGATCACAGTGGCAGACCTGTGGATTTCCGTGCGCTCGTGCAAAAAAACCGTACCGGTAAATGGAGTGTAACCTCCATCGTTGCCCGGATTGCAGGCGGGAGTCACTACGTATCCAATCTGGCACGGGGTGGAAGTCTCAGCACCGTGAAGGAAGCCGTTGCCAAAACACAGTTGTCCGGATCGGCCAAAGCTTCCGCATATGCAGGATTGCACACCGCAGCACTGGATATCGCCAAAGGGATCGAAAGTGCCATTCCTGCTCACTTTGGAGAACTTGGTATTGATCTGGCTCTGGACTCCACTGGACGCGTATGGCTGCTCGAAGTCAACTCAAAACCATCCAAGAACGACAATACACCACTGAGTGAGAGCAAGATCCGTCCTTCCGTCAAAGCCATGTTGGAATACTCCACGTACCTGGCCGGGTTTTGA
- a CDS encoding YlbF family regulator, with protein sequence MNIYDKANDLAKALRESSEVEEITSAMKLIETDPDAKAMLDNFRDQQMELQQRMMSGDMPAPDEMEKMEKLFEVLSLNLNIRRLFDAERRLSVIIEDVNKIIADSLGHLYGGAEA encoded by the coding sequence GTGAACATTTATGACAAAGCCAATGATTTGGCCAAAGCACTAAGAGAAAGCAGCGAGGTGGAAGAGATTACTTCCGCGATGAAGCTGATTGAAACTGATCCGGATGCAAAAGCAATGCTGGATAACTTCCGTGATCAACAAATGGAATTGCAACAACGCATGATGAGCGGGGATATGCCAGCTCCGGATGAGATGGAGAAAATGGAAAAGCTGTTTGAAGTATTGAGCTTGAACCTGAACATCCGTCGTTTGTTTGATGCAGAGCGTCGCCTCAGTGTCATCATTGAAGACGTGAACAAAATTATCGCAGACAGTCTGGGTCATCTGTACGGTGGCGCTGAAGCGTAA
- a CDS encoding DRTGG domain-containing protein: MDGQEENVTKHEQLLQHIEQLKVGSKISVRGLARELGVSEGTAYRAVKEAENFGLVVTKERIGTVRIEKRPRGMSEQLTFADVVTIVEGHVLGGNDGLAKPLHKYVIGAMKEQAMARYIDAGSLLIVGNREDAHSLALEQGAGVLITGGFGTSREVRIMADELGLPIISSRHDTFTVASMINRAIFDRLIKKKIMLVEDIIGQKPRLQVLKVTSSAADFHMLVSETGEHRFPVVDEWNRVIGIVSLKDVSELTADQSIEKCVIRRPITASLQTSLASAAQIMTWEGIDFLPIVDRNRKLIASVTRKEVLQAMRDAQKQPQLGETFDHLIWNGFAEERGEQNELLFHGFIIPQMATDLGTISEGVLLNVMTQAGRRAAWDVTGNDHVVDNVTTYFVRPVQIEDQILVRPVILETSRRTCKMDIVVTREGSVVCKAVMTLQSIDHA; this comes from the coding sequence ATGGACGGACAAGAAGAGAACGTAACGAAGCATGAACAGTTACTTCAACATATTGAACAACTGAAGGTTGGCAGTAAAATATCGGTACGTGGACTTGCACGGGAGCTGGGCGTAAGTGAAGGTACAGCTTATCGTGCGGTGAAAGAGGCGGAGAACTTCGGGCTGGTCGTGACCAAGGAACGAATTGGGACCGTGCGGATCGAGAAGAGACCCCGGGGCATGTCGGAACAATTGACCTTTGCGGATGTCGTGACCATTGTGGAGGGCCATGTGTTGGGCGGAAACGACGGCCTCGCCAAACCGCTGCACAAGTATGTGATCGGTGCGATGAAAGAACAGGCGATGGCCCGTTATATTGACGCTGGGAGTTTGCTGATTGTAGGTAACCGGGAGGACGCTCATTCCCTTGCCCTCGAACAGGGAGCGGGCGTGTTGATTACAGGTGGTTTCGGGACAAGTCGTGAAGTAAGAATTATGGCTGATGAGCTTGGACTACCGATTATTTCATCCAGACATGATACGTTCACGGTGGCTTCAATGATTAACCGTGCGATCTTCGACCGGCTGATTAAGAAAAAAATTATGCTTGTTGAGGATATTATCGGTCAGAAACCTCGCTTGCAGGTGCTCAAGGTCACCAGTTCAGCCGCAGATTTTCATATGCTGGTGTCGGAGACGGGTGAACACCGCTTCCCGGTCGTGGATGAATGGAACCGGGTCATTGGCATTGTGAGTCTTAAGGATGTCAGTGAACTTACAGCAGATCAGAGTATTGAGAAATGTGTGATACGCCGCCCGATTACGGCCTCATTGCAGACTTCACTCGCTTCAGCAGCCCAGATTATGACCTGGGAAGGCATCGACTTTCTGCCAATCGTGGACCGTAACCGCAAACTGATTGCTTCCGTCACACGCAAGGAAGTGCTTCAGGCCATGCGGGATGCACAGAAGCAGCCCCAACTGGGCGAGACGTTTGATCATCTGATCTGGAATGGGTTTGCTGAGGAACGCGGAGAACAGAATGAACTGTTATTTCACGGATTCATCATCCCACAGATGGCGACGGACCTGGGCACGATCTCGGAAGGTGTTCTGTTGAATGTGATGACCCAGGCCGGCCGGCGGGCAGCCTGGGATGTTACAGGGAACGACCATGTGGTGGATAATGTGACGACGTATTTTGTTCGACCGGTACAGATTGAGGATCAGATTCTGGTTCGACCGGTTATTCTGGAAACGAGCCGTCGTACATGCAAGATGGACATTGTAGTTACTCGTGAAGGCAGTGTGGTATGCAAAGCGGTGATGACATTGCAATCCATTGACCATGCCTAA
- a CDS encoding YtpI family protein: MFIDVLKYALIAIFAVAMVFAALNSIRSRRTSDAASAGLYRSWTNIWMGGMLIVLALILMFVFTGSTLSVVVEALFLIMGAYNVFAGIRNRSYYARLQQRSSNGSGKTSGQSA, from the coding sequence GTGTTCATCGATGTACTCAAATATGCTCTAATCGCTATCTTTGCTGTTGCCATGGTCTTTGCAGCTCTGAACAGCATTCGTTCACGCAGAACCTCGGATGCTGCCAGCGCTGGTCTTTACCGCTCCTGGACGAATATCTGGATGGGTGGCATGCTCATCGTGCTTGCGCTAATCCTGATGTTTGTCTTCACGGGTTCCACGTTATCTGTGGTTGTGGAAGCGCTTTTTCTAATTATGGGTGCATACAATGTATTCGCCGGAATACGTAACCGCAGTTACTATGCCAGACTTCAACAACGGTCCAGTAATGGATCGGGTAAAACCTCCGGACAATCTGCATGA
- a CDS encoding YtrH family sporulation protein has protein sequence MSTFLSKAILDFFIAFGIVLGGAMIGGIGAVISLQPPTQTMLDISGKIKIWALAAAVGGTIDPMRVIESNFLDGNLSPAVKQILYLISAFMGAHMGTELVKWVCGGGRS, from the coding sequence ATGAGCACATTTTTATCCAAAGCCATTCTTGATTTCTTTATTGCGTTTGGGATCGTGCTGGGCGGCGCGATGATCGGAGGGATCGGAGCGGTGATCTCGCTTCAGCCTCCGACACAGACGATGCTCGATATTTCCGGGAAAATAAAGATATGGGCACTCGCAGCTGCTGTCGGTGGCACCATCGATCCCATGCGTGTCATCGAGAGCAATTTTCTGGATGGTAACCTGTCTCCGGCGGTCAAACAAATCCTGTATCTGATCTCTGCTTTTATGGGCGCGCATATGGGAACGGAACTCGTGAAATGGGTGTGCGGCGGAGGCCGGAGCTAG